A genome region from Phalacrocorax carbo chromosome 27, bPhaCar2.1, whole genome shotgun sequence includes the following:
- the LOC104047972 gene encoding keratin, type II cytoskeletal 6A, giving the protein MSRLSFRTSTGGGMRGFSSGSAIVGGGGGTRSSFSSVSVSRVGGGRAGGGGGFGAGGGFGSRSLYNLGGSKRISYSSVGGGLRSGAGGGYSFGGGTSFGLGYGSGAGASFGLGGTGGAGGYGLGGGFGLGGPGFGGRGGPGFPVCPPGGIQEVTVNQSLLAPLKLDIDPEIQKVRTQEREQIKTLNNKFASFIDKVRFLEQQNKVLETKWSLLQEQGHTVTRKSLEPLFEAYINNLRRQLDSLMGERGRLDSELRNMQDMVEDFKNKYEDEINRRTGAENEFVVLKKDVDGAYMNKVELQAKADALADEINFLRALYEAELSQMQQQVSDTSVVLSMDNNRNLDLNSIIAEVKAQYEDIANRSRAEAEAWYQNKYEELQVSAGRHGDDLRNTKIEISEINRMVQRLRNEIESVKKQCANLQAAIAEAEERGEMALKDAKAKLAELEDALQKAKADLARQLREYQELMNVKLALDIEIATYRKLLEGEESRLAGEGVGAVSVSVVSTSSGMGYGGGSCLGMGGGLGMGGGGGGGGGGYSMSSGGGFGVGSGGLSGGLTYGGGSTFSSGSSRGIGSSTGGSVRIVSKTTTSKKTIR; this is encoded by the exons ATGAGTCGGCTCTCTTTCAGAACATCTACTGGAGGGGGCATGAGGGGCTTTAGCTCAGGCTCTGCTATCGTAGGAGGTGGCGGTGGTACCAGAAGCAGTTTTAGTTCTGTCTCTGTCTCCAGagttggaggaggaagagccGGAGGTGGAGGAGGCTTCGGAGCCGGCGGTGGTTTCGGCAGCAGAAGTCTCTATAACCTAGGTGGAAGCAAAAGAATTTCCTACAGCTCAGTTGGTGGAGGTCTACGGAGTGGAGCCGGTGGTGGATACAGCTTTGGTGGAGGAACTAGCTTTGGTCTTGGCTATGGTAGTGGAGCAGGCGCTAGTTTTGGCTTAGGAGGAACTGGTGGTGCTGGCGGCTATGGGCTGGGCGGTGGATTTGGGCTGGGAGGTCCCGGATTTGGTGGTCGAGGTGGCCCCGGGTTCCCTGTTTGCCCACCTGGTGGCATCCAAGAAGTGACCGTCAACCAGAGCCTCCTGGCACCCCTCAAGCTGGATATCGACCCGGAAATCCAGAAGGTGCGAACACAGGAGCGGGAGCAGATCAAGACCCTCAACAACAAATTTGCCTCCTTCATCGACAAG gtgcGCTTTTTGGAGCAGCAGAACAAGGTGCTGGAGACCAAGTGGAGCCTCCTCCAAGAGCAAGGTCACACAGTCACCAGGAAGTCCCTCGAGCCCCTTTTTGAAGCCTACATCAACAATCTCAGACGGCAGCTAGACAGTCTCatgggagagaggggaaggtTGGATTCCGAGCTGAGGAACATGCAGGACATGGTGGAAGACTTTAAGAACAA ATATGAAGATGAGATCAACCGGCGCACTGGTGCCGAGAATGAGTTCGTGGTCCTCAAGAAG gaTGTTGATGGTGCTTATATGAACAAAGTTGAGCTGCAGGCCAAAGCAGATGCACTGGCAGATGAAATTAACTTCCTGCGAGCTCTCTACGAAGCG GAATTGTCCCAGATGCAGCAGCAAGTATCCGACACCTCCGTGGTCCTGTCCATGGACAACAACCGTAACCTGGACCTCAACAGCATCATTGCAGAGGTCAAAGCACAGTACGAGGACATCGCCAACCGGAGCCGGGCTGAGGCTGAGGCTTGGTACCAAAACAAG TATGAGGAGCTCCAGGTCTCCGCCGGGCGGCACGGCGACGACCTGCGTAACACCAAGATAGAAATTTCGGAGATCAACCGGATGGTCCAGAGGCTGCGGAACGAGATCGAGAGTGTGAAGAAACAG TGTGCCAATCTCCAAGCAGCCATCGCTGAGGCGGAGGAGCGCGGGGAGATGGCCCTCAAGGATGCCAAGGCCAAACTGGCCgagctggaggatgctctgcagaAGGCTAAGGCTGACCTGGCACGGCAGCTCCGCGAGTACCAGGAGCTCATGAACGTCAAGCTGGCCCTGGACATCGAGATCGCGACCTACAGGAAGCTGCTGGAGGGCGAGGAGAGCAG GCTTGCCGGAGAGGGAGTCGGAGCCGTGAGCGTCT CTGTGGTCAGCACCTCGAGCGGGATGGGCTACGGCGGCGGCAGCTGCCTGGGCATGGGCGGAGGTCTCGGCatgggcggcggcggcggcggcggcggcggcggctaCAGCATGAGCAGTGGCGGTGGCTTCGGAGTCGGGAGCGGAGGGTTGAGCGGGGGGCTCACCTACGGCGGAGGCAGCACCTTCAGCTCTGGGAGCAGCCGAGGCATCGGCTCCAGCACAGGAGGCAGCGTGAGGATCGTTTCCAAGACCACCACTAGCAAAAAGACCATCAGATAA